The following proteins are co-located in the Phragmites australis chromosome 10, lpPhrAust1.1, whole genome shotgun sequence genome:
- the LOC133930480 gene encoding protein NRT1/ PTR FAMILY 3.1-like, with amino-acid sequence MATTEAAMEGRKKTSMKKGGLRTMPFIFGNEVAEKLAVVGFSTNMLTYLTQQLHMPLAKAATTLTNFGGTSAATPLIGAFIADVCVGRFWTIAAASIVYQVGMALLTVSAALPQFRPPPCKPGGAVTCQEAAQWQLAVLYVALLLNAVGAGGYRPCIVAFGADQFDESQAAERARSWGFFNWYYFCNGTSMLVAVTAVVYVQDNVGWGWGLGVPAFCMGVSVAAFVAGYPMYRRLEPAGSPFTRLAQVVVAAVRKRRVPAADADPGRLYENDELDAPISMYGKLLHTDQLSFLDRAAVVTDGDLVTTTDASSGKPSPRPTPNPWRLSTVHRVEELKSVIRMGPIWAAGILVITASSTQHTFSLQQATTMDRRLVPGSSSFQIPAGSMTVFALLAMLATLFAYDRALVPLARRATGLDRGISFLHRMGIGFAVSVAATLVAGLVERHRREAAAAAGTTDAGTAPLSAYWLVPQYALHGIAEAFTSVGHLEFMYDQAPESMRSTATALFWLSISLGSYVSTMLVDAVHRWSAGPDGSNWLPDNINRGRLDYYYWVVTLLQFLNLVYYLICAKRYRFKPVQLHKKEEEEGGNSMVELQEKV; translated from the exons ATGGCGACGACGGAGGCGGCCATGGAAGGCCGGAAGAAGACGAGCATGAAGAAGGGTGGCCTGAGAACAATGCCCTTCATCTTTG GCAACGAGGTGGCGGAGAAGCTCGCCGTGGTGGGCTTCTCGACCAACATGCTGACGTACCTAACGCAGCAGCTGCACATGCCGCTCGCCAAGGCCGCCACCACGCTCACCAACTTCGGCGGCACCTCCGCCGCGACGCCCCTCATCGGGGCCTTCATCGCCGACGTTTGCGTCGGCCGCTTCTGgaccatcgccgccgcctccatcgTGTACCAAGTC GGCATGGCGCTCCTGACGGTGTCGGCAGCGCTGCCGCAGTTCCGACCGCCGCCGTGCAAGCCCGGCGGCGCGGTGACCTGCCAGGAAGCGGCGCAGTGGCAGTTGGCGGTGCTGTACGTCGCCCTGCTCCTGAACGCGGTGGGCGCCGGAGGGTACCGCCCCTGCATCGTGGCGTTCGGCGCGGACCAGTTCGACGAGTCGCAAGCGGCGGAGCGCGCGCGGTCGTGGGGGTTCTTCAACTGGTACTACTTCTGCAACGGCACGTCCATGCTAGTAGCCGTCACGGCGGTGGTGTACGTGCAGGACAACGTCGGCTGGGGCTGGGGCCTCGGCGTGCCGGCCTTCTGCATGGGCGTCTCCGTCGCGGCCTTCGTCGCCGGGTACCCGATGTACCGGAGGCTCGAGCCGGCGGGCAGCCCGTTCACGCGGCTCGCGCAGGTGGTCGTCGCCGCCGTCAGGAAGCGGCGCGTGCCGGCGGCCGACGCCGACCCTGGGAGGCTGTACGAGAACGACGAGCTGGACGCGCCCATCTCGATGTACGGCAAGCTCCTGCACACGGACCAGCTCAG CTTCTTGGACCGCGCGGCGGTCGTCACCGACGGGGATCTGGTCACGACGACGGACGCCTCCTCCGGCAAGCCTTCGCCGCGCCCCACCCCTAACCCGTGGCGTCTGAGCACGGTGCACCGCGTGGAGGAGCTCAAGTCGGTGATCCGCATGGGCCCCATCTGGGCGGCGGGCATCCTGGTGATCACGGCGTCGTCGACGCAGCACACCTTCTCCCTGCAGCAGGCGACCACTATGGACCGCCGCCTCGTGCCGGGCAGCTCCTCGTTCCAGATCCCCGCGGGTTCCATGACCGTCTTCGCGCTGCTCGCCATGCTCGCCACGCTCTTCGCCTACGACCGCGCGCTCGTCCCGCTCGCGCGCCGCGCCACGGGGCTTGACCGCGGCATCTCGTTCCTCCACCGCATGGGCATCGGCTTCGCCGTCTCCGTGGCCGCCACCCTCGTGGCAGGCTTAGTCGAGCGGCACCGCagggaggccgccgccgccgcggggacCACGGACGCCGGCACGGCGCCACTGTCCGCGTACTGGCTGGTGCCGCAGTACGCGCTGCACGGGATTGCCGAGGCGTTCACCTCCGTGGGGCACCTCGAGTTCATGTACGACCAGGCGCCCGAGAGCATGCGCAGCACGGCGACAGCGCTGTTCTGGCTGTCCATCTCGCTGGGGAGCTACGTGAGCACGATGCTCGTGGACGCCGTGCACCGGTGGAGCGCCGGACCCGACGGTTCCAACTGGCTGCCGGACAACATCAACCGCGGCAGGCTGGACTACTACTACTGGGTCGTGACGCTGCTGCAGTTCCTGAACCTGGTGTACTACCTGATTTGCGCCAAGCGATACAGGTTCAAGCCCGTGCAGCTCCAcaagaaagaggaggaagaaggcggcaACTCAATGGTGGAGCTGCAAGAAAAGGTTTGA
- the LOC133930482 gene encoding uncharacterized protein LOC133930482 translates to MFPSATAPRFLLPFTASASRRAMSAAAGAPTDPPQQQASSPTPKAVRVVVKGRVQGVFFRDWTVETARSLGLAGWVRNRRDGTVEALLSGDPAKVDEMVSRKLPVGPFSAAVTAVVPSPADPVDPAEGFHRKPTA, encoded by the coding sequence ATGTTCCCCTCCGCCACCGCCCCccgcttcctcctccccttcaccgcctccgcctcccgccgcGCCATGTCCGCCGCCGCGGGCGCCCCCACCGATCCGCCGCAGCAGCAGGCGTCATCCCCCACCCCTAAGGCGGTGCGCGTGGTGGTGAAGGGCCGCGTGCAGGGCGTCTTCTTCCGCGACTGGACCGTGGAGACGGCGCGCTCCCTGGGGCTCGCCGGGTGGGTCCGCAACCGCCGCGACGGCACCGTGGAGGCCCTCCTCTCCGGGGACCCCGCCAAGGTCGACGAGATGGTCTCCCGGAAACTCCCCGTGGGCCCATTCTCCGCCGCCGTCACGGCCGTCGTGCCCTCCCCCGCCGACCCGGTCGACCCCGCCGAGGGGTTCCACCGCAAGCCCACCGCCTGA
- the LOC133930485 gene encoding ubiquitin receptor RAD23d-like — MKLNVKTLKGTNFEVEANPEASVAEVKRIIETTQGQSVYPADQQMLIYQGKILKDDTTLESNKVAENSFLVIMLSKAKASSSGPSTAAKAPATPTQPAAPATPVASVARTPSQAPVAASEPAPPSAQPPAAAAAPPTATVSASGDADVYSQAASNLVSGNNLEQTIQHILDMGGGNWERDTVVRALRAAYNNPERAIDYLYSGIPENVEAPPVAPAPASGQQTNPQAPSLAQPAAAPPVQPSAASAGPNANPLNLFPQGVPSGGSNPGSGAVAGAGALDALRQVPQFQALLALVQANPQILQPMLQELGKQNPQILRLIQENQAEFLRLVNESPESGTGGNILGQLAASMPQALTVTPEEREAIQRLEGMGFDHELVLEVFFACNKDEELAANYLLDHGHEFDEQQQ; from the exons ATGAAGCTCAACGTGAAGACGCTGAAGGGCACCAACTTCGAGGTCGAGGCGAACCCCGAGGCGTCG GTTGCTGAGGTAAAGAGGATCATCGAGACTACTCAGGGTCAGAGTGTTTACCCTGCGGACCAGCAGATGCTCATATATCAAGGGAAGATTCTCAAGGATGATACCACTCTGGAAAGCAACAAAGTTGCCGAGAACAGCTTCCTTGTTATAATGCTGTCCAAG GCTAAGGCATCGTCAAGTGGACCTTCTACTGCTGCAAAAGCTCCTGCGACACCG ACTCAACCTGCTGCTCCGGCAACCCCTGTTGCTTCAGTTGCAAGAACACCTTCACAAGCACCTGTTGCTGCATCTGAACC GGCACCTCCCAGCGCACAAcctccagctgctgctgctgctcctccaaCTGCTACAGTTTCTGCATC TGGTGATGCTGATGTGTACAGTCAGGCAGCGTCAAACCTTGTCTCAGGCAACAACCTAGAACAGACTATCCAACACATTCTTGACATGGGTGGTGGTAATTGGGAACGCGATACTGTTGTCCGTGCTCTACGTGCTGCATATAATAATCCTGAGAGAGCTATTGACTATCTGTATTCT GGAATTCCTGAGAATGTAGAGGCCCCACCTGTGGCTCCAGCACCTGCTTCTGGCCAACAAACAAATCCACAGGCTCCATCACTTGCTCAACCCGCAGCTGCACCACCAGTGCAGCCATCTGCTGCCTCTGCTGGGCCTAATGCGAATCCTCTAAACCTTTTCCCTCAG GGTGTTCCGAGTGGTGGGTCCAATCCTGGTTCTGGTGCCGTTGCAGGAGCTGGTGCTCTTGATGCCTTGCGTCAGGTTCCACAG TTTCAAGCATTGCTTGCATTGGTCCAGGCTAATCCTCAAATCTTACAG CCAATGCTTCAAGAGCTTGGCAAACAAAACCCACAAATCCTGCGGTTGATTCAGGAAAATCAAGCTGAGTTTCTCCGCCTGGTGAATGAATCTCCTGAGAGTGGTACTGGGGG AAACATACTAGGTCAACTAGCAGCTTCAATGCCACAAGCGCTGACAGTTACTCCGGAGGAACGGGAAGCTATCCAGCGG CTCGAGGGAATGGGGTTCGATCATGAGCTTGTGCTGGAGGTCTTCTTTGCGTGCAACAAGGATGAAGAGCTTGCTGCCAACTACCTCTTGGATCATGGCCATGAGTTCGACGAGCAGCAGCAATAG
- the LOC133930483 gene encoding uncharacterized protein LOC133930483, translating into MAISADDDASSTPAPHPQQEPARKAVRVVVKGRVTGVGFRDWTASTAESLGLAGWVRNRCDGTVEALLSGDPEKVDEMVSRRLPVGPPAAAVTAVVPSPADTVHPSLGFEIKFTV; encoded by the coding sequence ATGGCCATCTCTGCCGATGACGACGCCTCCTCGACGCCCGCGCCTCATCCGCAGCAAGAGCCCGCGCGGAAGGCGGTCCGCGTGGTGGTGAAGGGCCGGGTGACGGGGGTGGGGTTCCGCGACTGGACGGCGTCAACGGCCGAGTCGCTCGGCCTCGCCGGGTGGGTCCGCAACCGCTGCGACGGCACCGTCGAGGCCCTCCTCTCCGGCGACCCCGAAAAGGTGGACGAGATGGTCTCCCGCCGCCTCCCCGTGGGTCCCCCCGCCGCGGCCGTCACCGCCGTCGTCCCCTCCCCCGCCGACACCGTCCACCCATCCCTCGGCTTCGAGATCAAATTCACCGTCTGA